The proteins below come from a single Athene noctua chromosome 6, bAthNoc1.hap1.1, whole genome shotgun sequence genomic window:
- the TBPL2 gene encoding TATA box-binding protein-like 2 — protein MDGSSLLEQYLERCDGQFKDDLSTSPQLFTPMSPYDVDFPIQTTEDVLFRSQFNQPKELPTDFSSVDLSFLPDITQDNKEQNLLEDGHEMQKDLVGSTSNEDSSILTDESSLAYPDATQATPEASGACPPLTPMAPMTPVTPASESSGIVPQLQNIVSTVNLACKLDLKNIALRARNAEYNPKRFAAVIMRIREPRTTALIFSSGKMVCTGAKSEEQSRLAARKYARVVQKLGFPAKFLDFKIQNMVGSCDVMFPIRLEGLVLTHQQFSSYEPELFPGLIYRMVKPRIVLLIFVSGKVVLTGAKERSEIYEAFESIYPILKGFKKAS, from the exons ATGGACGGCAGCTCGTTGCTGGAGCAGTACCTGGAGCGCTGCGACGGGC aattcaaggaTGACCTCTCAACTAGTCCTCAGCTGTTTACTCCCATGAGCCCTTATGATGTAGACTTTCCAATTCAAACAACTGAAGATGTGTTGTTCAGATCTCAATTTAATCAGCCCAAAGAGCTTCCTACAGACTTCTCCTCTGTGGATCTCAGCTTTCTTCCAGATATTACCCAAGataacaaagaacaaaatctaCTTGAAGATGGTCATGAAATGCAAAAAGATCTTGTTGGGTCAACATCAAATGAGGACAGCAGTATCCTCACGGATGAAAGCAGCTTGGCCTATCCAGATGCAACTCAAGCAACTCCTGAAGCATCTGGTGCGTGTCCCCCTCTGACACCCATGGCTCCGATGACCCCAGTGACACCTGCATCAGAAAGCTCTGGCATAGTTCCCCAGTTACA GAATATAGTGTCAACTGTAAACTTGGCTTGTAAACTAGATCTGAAGAACATAGCTCTGCGTGCCAGAAATGCAGAGTATAACCCAAAG AGGTTTGCCGCTGTAATCATGAGAATCAGGGAACCACGAACAACAGCCCTCATCTTCAGCTCAGGAAAAATGGTCTGCACAGGAGCAAAAAg TGAAGAGCAATCACGGCTCGCAGCCAGGAAGTATGCGCGTGTGGTGCAGAAGCTTGGGTTCCCTGCCAAGTTCCTGGACTTCAAGATACAGAATATGGTTGGGAGCTGTGATGTGATGTTCCCCATCCGGCTGGAAGGCTTGGTTCTCACTCACCAACAGTTCAGCAG CTATGAACCTGAACTATTTCCTGGCCTTATTTATAGGATGGTCAAACCAAGGATAGTGCTGCTTATCTTTGTGTCTGGAAAAGTTGTATTGACGG GAGCAAAAGAACGTTCTGAAATCTATGAGGCATTTGAGAGCATCTATCCCATTTTAAAAGGTTTCAAGAAAGCATCATAA